From a single Lytechinus pictus isolate F3 Inbred unplaced genomic scaffold, Lp3.0 scaffold_19, whole genome shotgun sequence genomic region:
- the LOC129260788 gene encoding phosphatidylinositol 3,4,5-trisphosphate 3-phosphatase TPTE2-like, with product MSKYTQFYNNNSDVDEGTESDLGMQGSAVLVPDEINMNGYENPRYEDDNQPDNNSSVHQCSNGKNSDGSPMEVAGEETRWKKSSEECKVPIVDTKGSVQVLNNGNKQIPLTDLAKAQLKVRRFVEHLAVRLIGVVLVFVDIIIVIVDIIIDPKQEAPLEIYDIFSLCIWFYFFIEICLRIFAKGSEFFHNKLDLLDLAIVVITGSVTWTYVIADFTGANSDVGKIIMVCRVLRVVMFGRLISERRHVAKASRKLVSENKRRYLQDGFDLDLTYVTDRIIASSFPSSGKQSIYRNPISEVSRFLNTKHPDHYKVFNLCSERHYDESYFNHQVIRVQTDDHNVPKLEELLRFSKIAKEWMEADPKNVIFIHCKGGKGRTGTAVCTWLLESEAFHTAKESLDFFGSRRTDLDEGDKFQGVQTPSQSRYVHYFEQVKFKYEGRIPEPKDLIIENIRIRNLAGLGKGDGRDLYFEIITNNMKVFDGRFENGLNCQSIYDHSSDTLSARITHCPLLHGDVKIRFKSTSRKVPEDYDNCAFFFWFHTAFITDNRFFLPRDELDNPHKSKAKKIYSDLFSVELHFSDIKTESIA from the exons ATGAGCAAATACACCCAGttctacaacaacaacagcGATGTCGACGAGGGAACGGAGAGCGACCTCGGCATGCAAGGGAGTGCTGTACTCGTCCCTGATGAAATCAATATGAATGGTTATGAGAATCCTCGCTATGAAGACGACAACCAGCCAGATAATAACTCAAGTGTACACCAATGCAGCAATGGAAAG AATTCTGATGGATCTCCGATGGAAGTGGCTGGAGAGGAGACTAGATGGAAGAAATCTTCAGAGGAGTGCAAAGTACCAATCGTAGATACAAAGGGCAGTGTACAGGTCCTTAATAATGGAAACAAACAAATACCTCTGACAGATTTAGC GAAAGCCCAGTTAAAAGTTAGGAGATTTGTAGAGCATTTAGCAGTGAG ATTAATTGGAGTAGTATTAGTATTTGTGgatatcatcatcgtcattgttGATATCATCATCGACCCTAAACAAGAAGCACCTCTTGAGATTTATGATATCTTCTCACTATGTATCTGGTTCTactttttcattgaaatatgcCTAAGGATCTTTGCTAAAGG GTCAGAATTTTTTCACAATAAACTGGACTTACTAGATCTAGCTATAGTAGTCATCACTGGATCAGTAACATGGACCTATGTCATAGCAGACTTCACAGGAGCTAACTCGGACGTAGGAAA AATTATCATGGTGTGTCGTGTACTAAGAGTGGTGATGTTTGGCAGACTTATTAGTGAAAGAAGGCATGTTGCAAAAGCCTCGAGGAAGTTG gtttctgaaaataaaagaagatatTTGCAAGATGGCTTTGATCTCGATCTAACTTATGTAACTG ATCGAATCATAGCATCATCGTTTCCTTCATCTGGAAAACAGTCAATCTATAGGAACCCAATATCTGAAGTATCACGATTTCTAAACACAAAGCATCCAGACCATTATAAAGTCTTCAATCTCTGTA GTGAGAGACATTATGATGAATCTTACTTCAATCATCAGGTCATCAGAGTTCAAACAGATGATCACAATGTACCTAAACTAGA AGAATTGTTAAGATTCAGTAAGATTGCTAAAGAATGGATGGAAGCAGATCCTAAGAATGTCATCTTTATTCACTGTAAAGGAGGAAAGG GTCGAACAGGAACGGCAGTGTGCACGTGGTTACTAGAGAGCGAGGCGTTTCATACAGCAAAG GAAAGCCTAGATTTCTTTGGAAGCAGAAGAACTGATTTAGATGAAGGAGATAAATTCCAAGGAGTTCAAACGCCAAGCCAG AGTCGCTATGTCCATTACTTTGAacaagtaaaattcaaatatgaaGGAAGAATCCCTGAACCAAAGGATCTTATTATAGAGAATATCAGGATAAGAAATCTAGCCG GTTTAGGTAAAGGAGATGGCAGGgatctttattttgaaatcatCACAAACAACATGAAGGTCTTTGATGGCAGATTTGAAAATGGACTCAATTGTCAG AGTATATATGATCATTCTTCTGACACGCTATCAGCTCGTATCACGCACTGTCCTCTACTTCATGGTGATGTCAAAATCAGATTCAAATCAACAAGCAGG AAAGTACCTGAGGACTATGATAATTGTGCTTTCTTCTTCTGGTTCCATACAGCGTTCATCACAGATAACAG gtTTTTTCTACCCCGGGATGAGCTTGATAATCCTCACAAGAGTAAAGCAAAGAAGATATACAGCGATTTATTCAGTGTTGAACTACATTTCAGTGACATAAAGACAGAATCTATTGCATGA